Part of the Sporomusa termitida genome, TGGTACCGATGATGGTCTTTATATTGGGAATAACCCAGCATACGGCGCAGGGAATTTCGATGCTTGTTATTATTCCCACGGCCATTGTCAGTGTCTGGCATTTTCACAAAGCTCAGCTTATTAATTATCAGGCCGTGCCGTACATCGCCGCCGGGGCCGTGGCCGGAGCCTTAATCGGTGCTAATTTTGTTCAGGATGTACCGGCAGCTGAGCTTAAACGAATTTTTGGGGTGTTTGCTATTTATTCAGGTCTGAAAATGTTTTTAAGCACACGTAAAAAATAAGGGCCGGGCACGGGAATTTATGCCGAGCAAAGTAATGAGGCTGACGTACATAATAGCTGCTCTGTGCACAGAGCAGCTATTATGTTTGAGTTAACGGGCCGGCCGCTGGATAATATGTTTGCGTGACCGGCGTTGCAGGCAGAATTTGTACAAGTCCAGCATTTAGGCTATAATTAATTTTACAATACCGCAATTGGAGCTGAGACAGATGGAAGCGAACGATTACCAGCAAAAACAGGAGCCTAAACTCTTTTATACCGAAACGTACGGCTGCCAGATGAATATAAATGATTCTGAGCGTCTTGCCGGTCAATTAAAAACAATCGGCTATGAGGAAACGGAGAATGTTGACAAGGCAGACTTAATTTTACTAAATACCTGTTGTGTCCGCGAAAGTGCCGAGAAGAAAATCCATGGCCGCATTGGTGAGATGAAACGGCGCAAGCTTGTGAACCCCAATCTCATTATCGGCGTTGTCGGCTGCCTGGCACAAAAGGATAAAGAAAAAATACTGACTAAATTTCCTCATGTAAATTTGGTAATGGGTACACATAACACCCATCGCCTTCTTGAGGTTATTGCTCAGGCTGAACAAAGCCGTGAGCCTGTACTGGCGGTATGGGATCAGGCGGAGCGTTTGGCACCTGATGTCCCTACCGTGCGGAAGGGACAAATATCCGCCTGGGTGCCGATTATGTATGGCTGCAATAATTTCTGTACCTATTGCATTGTCCCTTATGTCCGGGGCCGTGAACGGAGCCGTCCCCTG contains:
- a CDS encoding sulfite exporter TauE/SafE family protein, with protein sequence MMHVLAVFLIGLGAGILSGMLGVGGGVVLVPMMVFILGITQHTAQGISMLVIIPTAIVSVWHFHKAQLINYQAVPYIAAGAVAGALIGANFVQDVPAAELKRIFGVFAIYSGLKMFLSTRKK